Below is a window of Brachyspira hampsonii DNA.
AAAAGAAAAAATACTCAATAGAAAATCTGAAGTTAGTAATTATTAAGAGGAATTATTAAAATGAAAAAATGCAGTTTATTAATTATAATATTTTTATTCAGCTTTATTTCAAATATATATGCTTTTTCATTCAATGAGTTTACTGCAAAACTTGATGTGGACAGAGCAAACAGACTTATGAAGAAAGGAGATTATGACGGAGCGGTAACTTTATATGAAAAGGCTTTAAGCAAAGTACCAAATTCGCCTGAAATATTTTATAATATGGGTACTACTATGTCTTCTATAGGAGATATGAACAGTGCTGTACAATTATTTGATATGGCTAAAAAAAGTTTTACAGATAATACTAGTAAAGAAATGAAAAGTTCAGTACATTATAATGCAGGACTAACTAGAATTGAAATGAAGGATTATCAGGGTGCCATAAATGAATTGGTAGAATCTCTTGTGAATACTCCTAATGATAACAATTCCAAAATGGCATTAGAATATGCACAGAAAAAATTAGAAGAACAAAAGCAGAATAACAATACAGGTCCAAGCTCTCAGCAGAATCAAGATCAGAATCAGGACGGACAAAGCGATAATAATAATAGCGGTTCAGGAAATAATGATCAAAATAATCAAGATAATCAGAATAATGATAATCAAGGCAATCAAAATAGCGATAATCAAAATAATCAGGACAATCAGAACAACGATAATCAGCAAAATCAAAATAACCAAAATAGCAACGGAAATAATGATAATCAGAATAACAATGGTGGGGATAATAATCAGGATAATCAGAATAATAATGGTGGAGATAATAATCAAAATGACAATCAGGACAGTAAATCTGATATAGACAGATTATTAGAATCTTTAAGGCAGTACAGAAAAGATAAAGATAATGGAGATCAGTATTATGGCGGAGGCAGAATTGATAAGGATTGGTAATACAGCTTTAAAATATATATTGGCAGTATTTTTTATTGCTTGCTCATCTTTATTTTCTCAAACCAGCATAAATGCGAAAATATCGGACACTAAAGTTGGTGTAGGCGAGGTATTCACTGTATCAGTAACCATAGATAATAGTACAGGAAGAGTTTTAATAGATGATATGCCGGGACTTACATTAAGAGGTACATCTCAGTCAATAAATATGATGTATTCTTCAGGCACTTTCAAATCTATAAAAACATATAATTTTACTTATGTTGCTAACATCGAAGGTAAATATAAATTTGATAATATAACTGTAAAAATTAATAATAGAACTTATATATCCAATCCTGTAGAAATAGAAGTTGTAAATGCTCCTACTAGAAATGATGATTCTTATACTCCAAGCGGAAACAGATTTAATGATTTTATGAATTATTCAGATGATATATATGTGGATAATATTATTAATAAAAAAGAAGTATATCTGTATGAGCCTATATACATAACACAAAAGGCTTATACTCATATTCCTGTTACAGTGCTTGGTTTTTCTAAGATACCTGACAGAACAGATTTTATTTCATATTCAGATTCTTCAAAGTATAATACTTTTACTGAAATAATAGATGGAAAGAGAGTAAGCAGCATACCATTAAAAAGAGAAGTGCTTTATCCTGTAAAAACAGGTACAAAGAATATATTAACTACTCCATTTGTTTTTGAAAAAGACGGTATGTTTTATGACAGAGTACAGTACGGAGAAGATACTTTTTCTGTAAAAGTTATTCCGCTTCCTGATAAAAAAGGTTTTGAAAATTTTTCAGGTGCAGTAGGAAATTTTATTTTTACTGCAAAGGCAAATAAAACTAATGTTGCTGTCGGAGAGGAGCTTTTAATTACAATGGAAGTTACCGGTGAGGGTAATACTTCTATAATAACAATGCCGAATATTAATGATAATATTACAAATTATTTTTCTGTTTATCAGCCTAAAATATATGAAACTAATTGGTTTGATGATAATAAAATGCTTGGCAGAAAAGTTAAGGAGTATATTTTAGTAGCTAAAAATGAAGGGGCTTCTTCGATTGCTGGTATTAATTTCTGTTATTTCTCTCCTAATGATAAAGCTTATACTAATATACATTCTAATCCAATAAGTTTAACAATATCAGGAAATAAAATTAATAATAATTCATTTGTTAATAATGACGGTGAAGAAATAAATACAATAGCGGTGAGAGATACATATCTGAAAGAAGATAAAAATTTTAAAGTATTAAGTATTAATATAGTTTATATTTATATATTAATATTGATAATTGCTGCTTTGATTATTTATAATGCTAAAAGATTTAGTAATATAAAATTTTCATTGGCTAAAAAAGATAATAAAGATAATAGTATAAATGATATTTTAAATTATTATAATTCTAATAATCGAAAGGAATACTGCAAATCTGTAGAAAATCTTTTATTAACTGAAATAAATAATAAATTTAATATACAATATGATAATGTTTTTTATGATAAATTAAAAGATTATATTGATTATGAAAAGGCTGATGAAATAAAAAATATAATTGACAGATGTAACTTTGAATTATATTCAGGAAAATCTTCAGGCAATGAAGATTATCATACAAAATCAATAGAGTTAATAAAATATATAAAAGAATTAAAAATTAAAAAATGAATTTTATGATAGGTATATATTGACATGAAAAAATTAATTATAACATTTCTGCTTTTTCAATCGTATTATTTATATAGTGCTTTTGATTTAGACAGATTAAATAATTTATTTGAATCTGCTAATAAACTTTATAATGACGGTAAATATTTAGAAGCTAATTATTTATATAAAGATATTGCTGCATCTAATTTTGTTTCAAAAGATTTGTATTATAATTTAGCTTCATCTTATGCGGCTATTGGAAGCAATGGATATGCTGTTCTTTATTATGAAAAGGCTTTGAATATATCGCCTTTTGATAAGGAAATAAAAATTATGATAAATTCATTAACAGGAAATAATGATTATGATTCTCAAATTATAGTTATTATGTATGGATTTTTAATATTGTTTTTAATATTTTTTACTTTGATGATTTTGATATTTATAAAGAGAAAAAAGATAAATAAATTTTTATTAATGCTTTCTATAGTTCTTTTAATACCCGCTATTATATTAAATAATAATATAAATTCTGATTATGTAATAACTGTAAATAATGCCAATTTATACAGCGGCAGCAGTACTAAATCATCTATAGTTTCTCAAATATCCGAAGGCGAAAAATTGAGAGTGATTGAAGAGTATACTAATTGGTACTATGTGAAAGGTAACTTTAAGGGCTGGATAAGTAAAAGCTCTGCCGAAAAAATATAAAAAATAATATTCCCGTATAAATTTAAAATATTTCCTTTATTTGTAATTTTTATTAAATTAAATATTATATAGTTTTATTATATAAAGAATAAAAGGAGAGTAGTATGCAAAAAATAGCAGTTGGAATGAGTGCAGGAGTTGATTCTACTACTACGGCAAAACTCTTAAAAGAACAAGGTAATGAGGTATTCGGTGTTACTATGCTTTTATGGAATGGAGATGAAAGAGCACCTTTAAGCGGTTCTTGTTATAGTCCTTATCAGAAAAATATTGTAGAGGAATGCGAAAAATATGCAAAGGCAATAGGTATAGATTATTATGCATTCGATGTAAGTGAGATGTTTCAGAAAAAAGTTATAGATTATGTTACAGAATCTTATAAAAAAGGATTTACTCCAAACCCTTGCATAATGTGCAACAGTCAGATTAAATTTATGGCTTTATTTGAGGCTATAGAAAAGCAAGGTTTAGAATTCGATAAATTTGCTACAGGGCATTATGCTGGCGTCAAATACGATGAAAATACTAAAAGATATCTTCTTTTAAGGGGAAAAAATTTAATAAAAGATCAGTCTTATTTTTTGTACAGGCTCACTCAAGATCAATTATCTAAAATAATTTTTCCCATGCATGAAAATACAAAGGAAGATACAAGAAACATTGCAAGAGGCTATAATTTGGA
It encodes the following:
- a CDS encoding tetratricopeptide repeat protein translates to MKKLIITFLLFQSYYLYSAFDLDRLNNLFESANKLYNDGKYLEANYLYKDIAASNFVSKDLYYNLASSYAAIGSNGYAVLYYEKALNISPFDKEIKIMINSLTGNNDYDSQIIVIMYGFLILFLIFFTLMILIFIKRKKINKFLLMLSIVLLIPAIILNNNINSDYVITVNNANLYSGSSTKSSIVSQISEGEKLRVIEEYTNWYYVKGNFKGWISKSSAEKI
- the mnmA gene encoding tRNA 2-thiouridine(34) synthase MnmA; the protein is MQKIAVGMSAGVDSTTTAKLLKEQGNEVFGVTMLLWNGDERAPLSGSCYSPYQKNIVEECEKYAKAIGIDYYAFDVSEMFQKKVIDYVTESYKKGFTPNPCIMCNSQIKFMALFEAIEKQGLEFDKFATGHYAGVKYDENTKRYLLLRGKNLIKDQSYFLYRLTQDQLSKIIFPMHENTKEDTRNIARGYNLDVAEKSESQDFFAGEYHRLFDEDKEGNIINIDTNEILGHHKGIWHYTVGQRKGLGIAYKEPLFIVSLDSETNTVYVGNKNHTLVDEVKIYDVNWIAEPIQKEFEALVKTRSAHKGTMALVIPIDENTINIKFHEPTGIIAKGQSCVCYDNDITLCGGIVY
- a CDS encoding BatD family protein; amino-acid sequence: MAEAELIRIGNTALKYILAVFFIACSSLFSQTSINAKISDTKVGVGEVFTVSVTIDNSTGRVLIDDMPGLTLRGTSQSINMMYSSGTFKSIKTYNFTYVANIEGKYKFDNITVKINNRTYISNPVEIEVVNAPTRNDDSYTPSGNRFNDFMNYSDDIYVDNIINKKEVYLYEPIYITQKAYTHIPVTVLGFSKIPDRTDFISYSDSSKYNTFTEIIDGKRVSSIPLKREVLYPVKTGTKNILTTPFVFEKDGMFYDRVQYGEDTFSVKVIPLPDKKGFENFSGAVGNFIFTAKANKTNVAVGEELLITMEVTGEGNTSIITMPNINDNITNYFSVYQPKIYETNWFDDNKMLGRKVKEYILVAKNEGASSIAGINFCYFSPNDKAYTNIHSNPISLTISGNKINNNSFVNNDGEEINTIAVRDTYLKEDKNFKVLSINIVYIYILILIIAALIIYNAKRFSNIKFSLAKKDNKDNSINDILNYYNSNNRKEYCKSVENLLLTEINNKFNIQYDNVFYDKLKDYIDYEKADEIKNIIDRCNFELYSGKSSGNEDYHTKSIELIKYIKELKIKK
- a CDS encoding tetratricopeptide repeat protein produces the protein MKKCSLLIIIFLFSFISNIYAFSFNEFTAKLDVDRANRLMKKGDYDGAVTLYEKALSKVPNSPEIFYNMGTTMSSIGDMNSAVQLFDMAKKSFTDNTSKEMKSSVHYNAGLTRIEMKDYQGAINELVESLVNTPNDNNSKMALEYAQKKLEEQKQNNNTGPSSQQNQDQNQDGQSDNNNSGSGNNDQNNQDNQNNDNQGNQNSDNQNNQDNQNNDNQQNQNNQNSNGNNDNQNNNGGDNNQDNQNNNGGDNNQNDNQDSKSDIDRLLESLRQYRKDKDNGDQYYGGGRIDKDW